Proteins encoded within one genomic window of Camelina sativa cultivar DH55 chromosome 19, Cs, whole genome shotgun sequence:
- the LOC104764702 gene encoding threonine dehydratase biosynthetic, chloroplastic: protein MDSVRLPTAPSSLRSHIPLPSKPVIGVTHFSRSRITVAVLSRDDTSMAPPPPMAPLPRLKVSPNSLQYPAGYLGAVPERTNDSEDGSIAEAMEYLTNILSTKVYDVAIESPLQLAKKLSKRLGVKMLLKREDLQPVFSFKLRGAYNMMVKLPADQLAKGVICSSAGNHAQGVALSARKLGCSAVIYMPETTPEIKWKSVEELGATVVRKGDTYDDAQAHAKERALAEGLTFIPPFDHPDVIAGQGTIGMEITRQAKGPLHAIFVPVGGGGLIAGIAAYVKRVAPEVKIIGVEPADANAMALSLHHGERVILDKVGGFADGVAVKEVGEETFRISRNLMDGVVLVTRDAICASIKDMFEEKRNILEPAGALAIAGAEAYCKYYGLKDVNVVAITSGANMNFDKLRMVTELANVGRQQEAVLATLMPEKPGSFKQFCELVGPVNITEFKYRCSTEKEAVVLYSVGVHTADELKALQNRMECSQLKTVNLTTSDLVKDHLRYLMGGRSSVEDEVLCRFTFPERPGALMNFLDSLSPRWNISLFHYRGQGETGANVLVGIQVPEQEMEEFKDRANALGYDYFLVSDDDYFQLLMH from the exons ATGGATTCCGTCCGGCTTCCAACGGCTCCATCCTCTCTCCGTAGCCACATTCCCCTGCCTTCAAAACCTGTGATCGGAGTCACTCACTTCTCTCGATCTCGTATCACAGTCGCAGTTTTGTCCCGAGACGACACATCTATGGCTCCACCGCCTCCGATGGCTCCTCTGCCACGTCTCAAGGTCTCTCCGAACTCGTTGCAGTACCCTGCCGGTTACCTCGGTGCTGTACCAGAACGTACCAACGATTCCGAGGACGGAAGCATCGCGGAAGCTATGGAGTATTTGACGAATATACTGTCTACTAAGGTTTACGACGTCGCCATTGAGTCACCACTCCAATTGGCTAAGAAGCTTTCTAAGAGATTAGGTGTTAAAATGCTTCTTAAAAGAGAAGACTTGCAACCT GTTTTCTCGTTTAAGCTTCGTGGAGCTTACAATATGATGGTGAAACTACCAGCAGATCAGTTGGCAAAAGGAGTTATCTGCTCCTCAGCTGGAAACCATGCTCAAGGAGTTGCTTTATCTGCTAGGAAACTCGGCTGCTCTGCTGTGATTTATATGCCTGAAACAACCCCAGAGATCAAg TGGAAATCTGTTGAGGAGTTGGGTGCAACGGTTGTTCGTAAGGGTGATACGTATGATGATGCACAAGCACATGCTAAGGAACGAGCTTTAGCAGAGGGTTTAACGTTTATACCTCCTTTTGATCACCCTGATGTTATTGCTGGACAAGGGACTATTGGGATGGAGATCACTCGTCAGGCTAAGGGTCCATTGCATGCTATTTTTGTGccagttggtggtggtggtttaaTAGCTGGTATTGCTGCCTATGTCAAGAGGGTTGCTCCCGAG GTGAAGATCATTGGTGTAGAACCAGCTGATGCAAATGCAATGGCGTTGTCGCTGCATCACGGTGAGAGGGTGATATTGGACAAGGTTGGGGGTTTTGCAGATGGTGTAGCAGTTAAAGAAGTTGGTGAAGAAACTTTTCGTATAAGCAGAAATCTAATGGATGGCGTTGTTCTTGTCACTCGTGATGCTATTTGTGCATCAATAAAG GATATGTTTGAGGAGAAACGGAACATATTGGAACCAGCAGGTGCTCTCGCGATCGCTGGAGCTGAGGCATACTGTAAATATTATGGCCTAAAGGACGTGAATGTCGTAGCCATAACCAGTGGTGCAAACATGAACTTTGACAAGCTAAGGATGGTGACAGAACTCGCCAATGTCGGTAGGCAACAGGAGGCTGTTCTTGCTACTCTCATGCCGGAAAAACCTGGAAGCTTTAAGCAATTCTGTGAACTG GTTGGACCAGTGAACATAACCGAGTTCAAATATAGATGTAGCACAGAAAAGGAGGCTGTTGTATTATACAG TGTTGGAGTTCACACAGCCGATGAGCTCAAAGCACTACAGAATAGAATGGAATGCTCTCAACTTAAAACTGTCAATCTCACAACCAGTGACTTAGTGAAAGATCACCTGCGTTACTTG ATGGGTGGAAGATCAAGTGTTGAAGACGAGGTTCTATGCCGGTTCACCTTTCCCGAGAGACCTGGTGCTCTAATGAACTTCTTGGACTCTTTGAGTCCACGGTGGAACATCAGCCTTTTCCATTACCGTGGACAG
- the LOC104764705 gene encoding germin-like protein subfamily 3 member 2 — protein sequence MEANTLFFLKALLLLCFNVRFTLASDPDPIQDFCIPKPMTSLHHDHHFSTNLPCKNSSEVTTEDFVFSGLKTAGNFTETGFATVPVSPANFPGLNTLGMSFVRADLKPGSINPPHYHPRATEVAHLVKGRVYSGFVDSNNKVYAKVMEEGEMMVYPKGLVHFQMNVGDVTATILAGLNSQSPGIQKIPSVVFGSGINEELLMKAFGLSIKQIGTLKKRFDPVMSNEH from the coding sequence ATGGAAGCAAACACTCTGTTCTTTCtaaaagctcttcttcttctctgttttaatGTACGCTTCACATTAGCTTCAGACCCCGATCCGATCCAAGACTTCTGTATACCGAAACCTATGACATCTCTTCATCATGACCATCACTTCTCCACCAATCTCCCTTGCAAAAACTCCTCCGAAGTAACCACCGAAGATTTTGTATTTTCCGGTCTAAAAACCGCTGGGAACTTCACCGAGACGGGGTTTGCCACCGTCCCTGTAAGCCCGGCAAACTTCCCGGGACTTAACACATTAGGCATGTCGTTTGTCAGGGCTGATCTCAAACCCGGATCCATAAACCCGCCACATTACCATCCACGGGCCACAGAAGTAGCTCACTTGGTTAAAGGACGGGTTTACTCCGGTTTTGTGGACTCGAACAATAAGGTTTACGCCAAAGTGatggaagaaggagaaatgaTGGTTTACCCAAAAGGGCTTGTACATTTTCAGATGAACGTCGGAGATGTTACGGCCACGATTCTCGCTGGACTAAATAGCCAAAGCCCTGGGATTCAGAAGATACCGTCGGTGGTTTTTGGGTCAGGGATCAATGAGGAGTTGCTTATGAAAGCTTTTGGGTTGAGTATTAAGCAGATTGGTACGTTGAAGAAAAGATTTGATCCTGTCATGTCTAATGAACATTGA
- the LOC104764708 gene encoding receptor like protein 30-like: MKGLCNSTSIIPITLCFIFLFIYHFEDVFAAPPTTRHFLCRPEQRDALLQFKNEFEIGEPNPICMVYRIEPHRKTESWANNSDCCSWTGITCNAKSGEVVELDLRCSFLHGRFHSNSSLQNLSNLIALRLSGNNFSGRIPSSIGNLFHLTSLDLSYNQFSGQIPSWIGNLTQLTYLDLEGNQFSGQIPDSIGNLSHLTSLDFWGNNLVGEIPSSFGNLNQLTSLDVGINMLSGSFPIVLLNLTGLSDLDISNNQFSGALPPNITSLSNLRNFVANGNAFTGTIPSSLFTIPSLTYIYLRGNQFNGTLEFGNISSSPSNLEELHIGHNNFKGPIPRSISRFVNLSSLGLSHFDTQGRPIDFSIFSPLKSLEVLYLSYLNTTTTIDLNDILSYSKSLSYLDLSGNHVSTTNKSSVSYPPSQEIFSLSLSSCGIIEFPELLRTQHGMTQLDISNNKIEGQVPAWLWLLPKLEYVNLSNNTFIGFQRSKKKQGLSSFRKPSMRHLLGSNNKFKGKIPSFICDLQSLNTLDLSENNLNGSIPLCMGNLKSNLSDLNLRQNNLSGGLPEQIFESLRSLDIGHNQLVGKLPRSLNRFSTLEVLNVESNRINDTFPFWLGSLQKLQVLVLRSNAFHGPIHQASFPQLRIIDISHNHFAGTLPSEYFVRWSAMSSLGTDEGRSNDNYMGDKLGYYHDSMVLMNKGVELELVRILQIYTTIDFSGNKFEGKIPKSIGLLKELHVLNLSNNAFTGRIPSSMANLTALESLDVSQNKLSGEIPQELGKLSFLAYMNFSHNQLVGLVPGGNQFRTQPCSSFEDNLALFGPSLYNDCIDIRTPTLEQNEEDAEVISWIAAGIGFIPGIVYGLTISYILDSYKPQWFMNPFGRNNRRRRSTIAH; this comes from the exons atgaaaggCTTGTGCAACTCAACGAGTATCATTCCTATtactctttgttttattttcttgttcatTTATCATTTTGAAGACGTGTTTGCGGCTCCTCCTACTACTAGGCATTTTCTATGTCGTCCCGAACAAAGGGATGCACTTCTCCAGTTCAAAAACGAGTTTGAGATTGGGGAGCCTAATCCTATTTGTATGGTGTATAGAATTGAACCTCATCGGAAGACGGAGTCATGGGCGAATAACAGTGACTGTTGTAGTTGGACGGGTATCACGTGCAATGCCAAGTCCGGAGAAGTGGTCGAGCTAGACCTTCGCTGCAGCTTTCTCCATGGCCGGTTTCATTCCAATAGCAGTCTTCAAAACCTTTCTAATCTTATCGCTCTCCGCCTTTCTGGAAATAATTTCAGTGGTCGGATTCCATCTTCGATTGGAAACCTTTTTCATCTCACCTCTCTCGACCTTTCTTATAATCAGTTTTCGGGTCAGATTCCATCTTGGATTGGAAACCTTACTCAACTCACCTATCTCGACCTTGAGGGTAATCAATTCTCCGGTCAAATCCCAGATTCCATTGGAAACCTTTCTCATCTCACCTCTCTCGACTTTTGGGGTAACAATCTCGTTGGTGAAATCCCATCTTCTTTTGGCAATCTAAACCAGCTAACCTCCTTAGATGTTGGTATCAATATGCTCAGTGGAAGTTTTCCCATTGTACTATTGAATTTGACAGGGTTGTCAGATTTAGATATCTCCAACAATCAGTTCAGTGGTGCGCTTCCTCCTAATATCACTTCACTATCCAACTTGAGAAATTTTGTAGCAAATGGCAATGCTTTCACAGGAACtatcccttcttctctcttcaccaTTCCTTCTTTGACATATATTTATTTGCGTGGTAACCAATTCAACGGCACTCTTGAGTTTGGGAAtatatcttcttcaccatctaaCCTAGAAGAGTTACACATTGGCCATAACAACTTCAAAGGGCCAATCCCGAGATCCATTTCCAGATTTGTCAACCTTTCGTCTCTTGGCCTTTCTCATTTCGACACCCAAGGCCGCCCAATTGACTTTAGTATCTTCTCGCCTCTCAAGTCACTCGAAGTTCTATACCTATCCTATTTGAACACCACCACTACGATTGACTTGAATGATATCTTATCATATTCCAAAAGCCTCTCTTATTTAGATCTCTCAGGCAACCAtgtttcaacaacaaacaagagtTCAGTTTCATATCCCCCTTCACAGGAGATATTTTCTTTGAGCTTATCAAGCTGCGGTATCATCGAGTTTCCAGAGCTCCTAAGAACCCAACATGGAATGACGCAGCTAGAcatctccaacaacaaaatcgaAGGTCAAGTTCCTGCCTGGTTATGGTTGCTACCAAAGTTGGAATACGTGAATCTTTCCAACAACACTTTCATCGGTTTCcaaagatcaaagaagaaacaaggacTATCCTCTTTCCGGAAACCATCTATGAGGCACTTGCTTGGCTCCAACAACAAATTTAAGGGCAAGATTCCTTCTTTCATATGCGACTTGCAGTCTCTAAACACTCTCGATTTATCTGAAAACAACTTAAACGGTTCAATCCCTCTTTGTATGGGAAATCTCAAGAGTAATCTTTCAGATCTAAACCTTCGTCAGAATAATCTTAGCGGAGGTCTTCCAGAGCAAATATTTGAAAGTCTAAGGTCGCTTGACATCGGTCATAACCAACTGGTGGGAAAGCTTCCAAGATCTTTGAATCGTTTctcaactcttgaagttttgaACGTGGAAAGCAACAGAATCAACGACACGTTTCCATTCTGGTTGGGTTCTCTACAAAAGCTGCAAGTTCTTGTCCTTCGCTCCAATGCATTTCATGGACCAATACATCAAGCCTCCTTCCCTCAGTTGCGGATCATCGACATATCGCACAATCACTTCGCTGGAACTTTGCCATCAGAGTACTTTGTGAGATGGAGTGCTATGTCATCACTTGGGACAGACGAAGGTCGGTCGAATGACAATTACATGGGAGATAAATTAGGCTATTACCATGATTCAATGGTTTTGATGAATAAAG GTGTAGAGTTGGAGCTGGTACGTATCCTTCAAATTTATACCACAATCGATTTTTCGGGAAACAAATTtgaaggaaagattccaaagtCCATCGGTCTATTGAAAGAGCTTCATGTGCTCAACTTGTCAAACAATGCTTTCACTGGCCGCATCCCTTCATCCATGGCAAACCTCACAGCTCTCGAGTCGTTGGACGTTtcccaaaacaagctttcaGGAGAAATTCCACAAGAGTTAGGAAAGCTCTCGTTCCTTGCGTACATGAACTTCTCTCATAACCAGCTTGTAGGTCTAGTACCAGGAGGCAATCAGTTTCGTACGCAGCCTTGCTCTTCCTTTGAAGATAACCTCGCACTTTTTGGCCCTTCTCTTTACAATGATTGCATAGATATACGCACGCCAACATTGGAACAAAATGAAGAAGACGCAGAGGTGATTAGTTGGATAGCAGCGGGAATAGGATTCATACCTGGTATCGTCTATGGATTGACAATAAGTTACATATTGGATTCCTACAAGCCACAGTGGTTCATGAACCCGTTTGGCCGAAACAATCGTAGACGGAGAAGCACTATAGCTCACTAG
- the LOC104767403 gene encoding receptor-like protein 12 codes for MFIPWQQQLQRANPEIHFQICCGITEFPELLRAQHEIVFLDISNNKVEGQVPAWLWTLPILYYLNLSNNTFIGFQRSNKKQGLSSVRKPFVSYLLGSNNNFTGKIPSFICEFRSLETLDLSGKKFNGSIPRCLGNLKSNLSVLNLRKNNLSGGLPKYIFESLRSFDVGHNQLVGKLPRSLNQFSTLEVFNVESNRINDTFPFWLGSLQKLQVLFLRSNAFHKSIHQASFPQLRIIDISHNHFNGTLPSVYFVKWSAMSSLGTDEDQSSEKYMRDKFGYYNDSMVLMNKGEELELVRILKILTAIDFSGNKFEGEIPKSIGLLANNAFTGRIPSSMGNLTVLESLDVSQDKLIGEIPQELGGLSFLAYMK; via the exons ATGTTTATCCCTTGgcaacaacaacttcaaaggGCCAATCCCGAGATCCATTTCCAAATTT GTTGCGGTATCACCGAGTTTCCAGAGCTCCTTAGAGCCCAACATGAAATTGTGTTTCTAGACATCTCCAACAACAAAGTCGAAGGTCAAGTTCCTGCCTGGTTATGGACTCTACCAATTTTGTACTACCTGAATCTTTCCAACAACACTTTCATCGGTTTCCAAAgatcaaacaagaaacaaggactATCCTCTGTCCGGAAACCATTTGTGAGTTACTTGCTTGGctccaacaacaacttcacgGGAAAGATTCCTTCTTTCATATGCGAGTTTCGTTCTCTAGAGACTCTCGATTTATCTGGAAAAAAGTTTAATGGGTCAATCCCTCGTTGTTTGGGAAATCTCAAGAGTAATCTTTCAGTTTTAAACCTTCGTAAGAATAATCTGAGTGGAGGTCTTCCGAAGTATATATTTGAAAGTCTAAGGTCGTTCGACGTTGGTCATAACCAACTTGTGGGAAAGCTTCCAAGATCTTTGAACCAGTTctcaactcttgaagttttcAACGTGGAAAGCAACCGAATCAACGATACGTTTCCGTTCTGGCTGGGTTCTCTACAAAAGCTACAAGTTCTTTTCCTTCGCTCCAATGCATTCCATAAATCAATACATCAAGCCTCCTTCCCTCAGTTGCGGATTATCGACATATCACATAATCACTTCAATGGAACTTTGCCATCGGTATACTTTGTGAAGTGGAGTGCTATGTCATCACTTGGAACAGACGAAGATCAGTCTTCCGAAAAGTACATGCGAGATAAATTTGGCTATTACAATGATTCAATGGTTTTGATGAATAAAGGTGAAGAGTTGGAGCTAGTACGTATCCTTAAAATCTTAACAGCAATTGACTTTTCGGGAAACAAATTTGAAGGAGAGATTCCAAAGTCCATCGGTCTATTGGCAAACAATGCATTCACTGGCCGCATCCCTTCATCTATGGGGAACCTGACAGTTCTCGAGTCGCTGGACGTTTCCCAAGACAAGCTTATAGGAGAAATTCCACAAGAGCTAGGGGGGCTCTCGTTCCTTGCGTACATGAAATGA
- the LOC104764703 gene encoding transcription initiation factor TFIID subunit 12 has protein sequence MDQSRQSTTASQPPETPPQPSDSASTQIQQPPSTNPSSSSISSIPSSPTPPPPSLNPNPNPPQYTRPVTSPATQQQQHISQPLGRPPPPAYSRPWQQHSSYTHFPSASSPLLSSSSAPASSSSSSSSSLPITGQQRGGMAIGVPASPIPSPSPSPSPSQHSPSAFPGSFGQQYGGLGRGTVGMSEATSNTSVPQVRMMQGTQGIGMMGTLGSGSQMRPSGMAQHQQRPTPSSLRPASSPNTQSPVTQNFQGHSLMRPSPIGSPSVQSTGAAQQSLQAINQPWLSSTPQGKPPLPPPTYRPQVNSPSMQQRPHIPQQQHLSTSAATSQPQQQQPQQQNQPQEQLQQLRSPQQPLPHPHQPTRVQGSVNQKVTSPVLPSQPPVAQPGNQAKIVSAENEASDDRILGKRSIHELLQQIDPSEKLDPEVEDILADIAEDFVESITTFGCSLAKHRKSDTLEAKDILLHVERNWNIRPPGFSSDEFKTFRKPLTADIHKERLAAIKKSVIATEAANARISYGRGGQAKTPANPLASTFNN, from the exons ATGGATCAGTCACGGCAAAGCACGACGGCGTCTCAGCCACCGGAAACACCGCCCCAGCCATCGGATTCGGCTTCGACACAGATTCAACAACCTCCTTCCACGAATCCGAGCTCCTCCTCCATTTCATCAATTCCTTCTTCCCCaactccaccaccaccgtcgcTCAATCCAAACCCTAATCCTCCTCAATACACGCGTCCGGTGACATCTCCGGCGACGCAACAGCAACAGCACATCTCCCAGCCTTTGGGTCGACCTCCTCCGCCGGCGTACTCGAGACCATGGCAACAACACTCCTCTTACACTCACTTCCCATCCGCTTCGTCGCCATTGTTATCTTCCTCATCAGCTCcggcctcttcttcttcttcttcttcttcgtctttacCTATAACTGGGCAACAAAGAGGTGGCATGGCGATTGGCGTTCCAGCTTCCCCAATTCCGagtccttctccttctccttcaccttCCCAGCATTCGCCTTCTGCTTTTCCCGGCTCTTTTGGGCAGCAATACGGCGGATTAGGTCGTGGAACTGTCGGAATGTCAGAAGCTACGTCCAATACAAGTGTCCCACAG GTTAGGATGATGCAAGGAACTCAGGGAATTGGGATGATGGGGACACTTGGCTCAGGCTCACAAATGAGACCAAGTGGGATGGCTCAGCACCAACAGAGACCAACTCCATCGTCTCTAAGGCCAGCTTCCTCCCCGAACACCCAGTCTCCTGTTACCCAA AACTTTCAAGGACATAGCCTTATGAGACCTTCACCTATTGGTTCTCCTAGTGTTCAATCTACTGGTGCAGCACAGCAAAGCTTGCAAGCCATTAATCAACCGTGGTTATCATCTACTCCCCAAGGGAAGCCGCCTTTGCCACCCCCTACGTATAGACCACAAGTAAATTCTCCCTCCATGCAACAAAGACCTCATATtcctcaacaacaacatcttTCCACGTCAGCGGCAACTTCACAGCCTCAGCAACAACAACCTCAACAACAAAATCAGCCTCAAGAGCAGCTTCAACAACTTAGATCTCCGCAGCAGCCTTTACCTCACCCACATCAACCAACCCGGGTCCAAGGGTCTGTAAATCAGAAAGTTACTTCTCCGGTATTGCCAAGCCAGCCTCCTGTGGCTCAACCAGGAAACCAAGCTAAAATAGTTTCTGCAGAGAATGAGGCGTCTGATGATCGTATCCTGGGTAAACGAAGTATCCATGAGCTACTTCAGCAG ATTGATCCGTCAGAGAAATTGGATCCTGAGGTTGAAGACATCCTTGCTGATATTGCCGAAGATTTTGTAGAGTCA ATCACAACTTTTGGCTGTTCTTTAGCCAAGCATAGAAAGTCAGATACTCTAGAGGCTAAGGACATCTTGCTCCATGTTG AAAGAAACTGGAATATCAGGCCTCCTGGTTTTAGCAGTGATGAGTTCAAGACGTTTCGAAAGCCA CTGACAGCAGATATTCACAAAGAGCGACTTGCCGCT ATAAAGAAGTCAGTCATAGCAACGGAAGCAGCAAACGCCAGGATTTCGTACGGGAGAGGCGGTCAGGCAAAGACACCTGCTAATCCCTTGGCTTCAACTTTCAATAACTGA
- the LOC104764704 gene encoding peptidyl-prolyl cis-trans isomerase FKBP16-4, chloroplastic translates to MILTMKLVHPLHHSLSSSVPFTSRKRQSKPYRCSLPSPGGEKIIRSETVDSPALVSYEGRRVLLGCLLASGSGMLLTDSAEAVSTSRRALRASKLPESDFTTLPNGLKYYDIKVGNGAEAVKGSRVAVHYVAKWKGITFMTSRQGLGVGGGTPYGFDVGQSERGNVLKGLDLGVEGMRVGGQRLVIVPPELAYGKKGVQEIPPNATIELDIELLSIKQSPFGTPVKIVEG, encoded by the exons ATGATCTTAACGATGAAACTTGTTCACCCTCTCCATCACTCTTTATCTTCCTCCGTTCCTTTTACATCAA GAAAAAGGCAATCCAAACCTTACCGGTGCTCGTTGCCTTCTCCCGGCGGTGAAAAGATCATCAGATCAGAGACGGTTGATTCTCCGGCGCTGGTGAGCTATGAAGGGAGAAGGGTTTTACTTGGATGTCTCCTCGCTTCCG GTTCTGGGATGTTGTTAACTGATTCAGCCGAGGCCGTAAGCACCAGCAGAAGAGCT CTACGTGCTTCCAAGTTACCGGAAAGCGACTTCACGACTCTTCCCAATGGTCTCAA GTACTATGATATAAAAGTTGGCAATGGAGCAGAGGCTGTGAAAGGATCTCGGGTCGCA GTTCACTATGTTGCAAAATGGAAAGGGATAACGTTCATGACAAGTCGGCAAGGACTTGGTGTTGGAGGTGGAACG CCTTACGGCTTTGATGTTGGACAATCAGAGAGAGGCAATGTTCTGAAAGGACTTGATCTTGGTGTTGAAGGGATGCGTGTAGGTGGTCAG AGATTGGTGATTGTTCCTCCTGAGCTGGCTTACGGGAAAAAAGGAGTGCAAGAGATTCCTCCAAATGCAACGATAGAG CTTGACATTGAACTGTTATCAATCAAGCAGAGTCCTTTCGG GACGCCAGTGAAGATCGTTGAAGGCTAA